A single region of the Elizabethkingia sp. JS20170427COW genome encodes:
- a CDS encoding dihydrolipoamide acetyltransferase family protein, producing the protein MAEYKLLLPSMGEGVMEATIIGWLYKEGDNIEEDDSVVEIATDKVDSEVPSPVSGKIVKILKQQDEIAKVGEAIAIIETESEATNTPEVSAPAVSEEVSSIAPEVEKELLQPIEEHHPQVEISGDLYLSPLVKSIVQQENISEAELKSIKGSGLEGRITKEDILSFVANRGKQAPVQENAKPIVATPSASAPASTITTTQGDEIIPMDRMRKIIAENMVKSKHIAPHVTSFIETDVTNVVKWRTRQKAIFEKREGEKLTFMPIFVKAVVKAIQDFPMINVSVDGDKIIKKKNINIGMATALPDGNLIVPVIKNADQLSLSGLAKAINDLAYRARNKKLKPEDTQGATYTISNVGSFGNLMGTPIIPQPQVAILAVGAIVKKPAVLETKDGDVIAIRNLMFMSHSYDHRVVDGSLGGLFLKRVHDYLENWDLDTEV; encoded by the coding sequence ATGGCAGAATACAAATTACTACTTCCTTCCATGGGTGAAGGAGTTATGGAAGCTACCATCATTGGCTGGCTTTACAAAGAAGGTGATAACATTGAAGAAGATGACTCGGTAGTAGAAATTGCCACCGACAAAGTGGATTCTGAAGTACCTTCTCCTGTTTCAGGAAAGATTGTAAAGATCTTAAAACAACAAGATGAAATAGCTAAAGTAGGTGAAGCAATTGCTATTATAGAAACCGAAAGTGAAGCAACCAACACTCCTGAAGTATCTGCACCAGCAGTTTCTGAAGAAGTAAGCTCTATTGCCCCAGAGGTTGAAAAAGAACTTCTACAACCTATAGAGGAACACCACCCGCAAGTAGAGATATCTGGAGACCTATACCTTTCGCCTTTAGTAAAATCTATAGTCCAACAAGAAAACATTTCTGAAGCTGAACTCAAAAGTATTAAAGGATCTGGCCTTGAAGGAAGGATTACTAAAGAAGACATCCTAAGCTTTGTTGCCAACAGAGGGAAACAAGCTCCTGTACAGGAAAATGCAAAACCTATTGTGGCAACTCCAAGTGCTAGTGCTCCTGCCAGCACCATTACAACTACCCAAGGAGATGAAATTATCCCTATGGACAGAATGCGTAAGATTATCGCTGAAAACATGGTGAAGTCTAAGCACATTGCTCCACATGTCACCTCTTTCATCGAAACCGATGTTACCAATGTTGTAAAATGGAGAACCCGCCAAAAAGCAATTTTTGAAAAACGTGAAGGAGAAAAACTGACCTTTATGCCTATCTTCGTAAAAGCAGTAGTAAAGGCTATTCAGGACTTCCCAATGATTAATGTTTCTGTAGATGGAGATAAAATCATCAAAAAGAAAAACATCAATATAGGAATGGCTACAGCCCTTCCTGATGGAAACTTAATTGTTCCTGTAATTAAAAATGCAGACCAACTTTCTTTATCAGGATTAGCTAAAGCAATTAACGACCTTGCCTACAGAGCTAGAAATAAAAAATTAAAACCTGAAGATACCCAAGGTGCTACTTATACCATCTCTAACGTAGGAAGTTTCGGAAACCTTATGGGCACTCCTATTATCCCACAACCACAGGTTGCCATACTTGCTGTAGGTGCCATTGTGAAAAAACCAGCAGTATTAGAGACTAAAGACGGAGACGTTATCGCTATTAGAAACCTTATGTTTATGAGCCACTCTTACGACCACCGTGTAGTAGATGGATCACTAGGAGGGTTGTTCCTAAAACGTGTTCATGATTATTTAGAAAACTGGGATCTGGATACCGAAGTTTAA
- a CDS encoding DUF2490 domain-containing protein, producing MKNLKLFILFIAFNLVNAQNTSEHISSYDMISVTYKASPKWSAYAEFQLRGNERYSTFDYYEIKGGVGYNVAKKHQILLGLGRYGTYKNRSISQEEFRLWLQYTFNQEIGKLDLDHRVRAEQRFFHASQTGENTTANRFRYRLSLSYPLNKDNIQKGALFANIFDEVFVGPKDNALKRNRIYSGLGYVISDNVTASSGYLWQREFSNKGNKNLHYLYFALTFKIDSSKEPKTRIKVSEVD from the coding sequence ATGAAAAATTTGAAACTATTTATCCTATTTATAGCGTTTAACCTTGTAAATGCACAAAACACTTCCGAGCATATTTCTTCTTACGATATGATTTCGGTTACTTATAAAGCATCTCCCAAATGGAGTGCCTATGCGGAATTCCAATTAAGAGGAAATGAAAGATACTCCACTTTTGATTATTATGAAATTAAAGGAGGTGTGGGATACAATGTGGCTAAAAAGCACCAAATCCTCTTAGGCTTAGGAAGATATGGCACTTACAAAAACCGTTCTATTTCACAAGAAGAGTTCAGACTTTGGTTGCAATACACCTTCAATCAAGAAATAGGAAAACTGGATTTAGACCATAGAGTGCGCGCTGAGCAAAGATTTTTCCATGCATCACAAACAGGGGAAAACACCACCGCTAACCGATTTAGATATCGTTTATCTTTAAGTTACCCCCTTAATAAAGACAACATCCAGAAAGGAGCCCTTTTTGCCAATATTTTTGATGAAGTCTTTGTAGGTCCTAAAGACAATGCACTAAAAAGAAATCGTATTTACAGTGGCTTAGGTTATGTTATTTCTGATAATGTTACGGCATCCTCAGGCTATCTATGGCAAAGAGAATTCTCTAATAAAGGAAATAAAAATCTACATTACCTCTACTTTGCGCTTACCTTCAAAATCGACTCTTCAAAAGAGCCTAAAACACGTATCAAAGTTTCGGAAGTAGATTAA
- the lipB gene encoding lipoyl(octanoyl) transferase LipB codes for MNHKINKQVKFQDLGVIDYLPAWDLQEQLLKENIDLKIANRSLAPEEQSITQNHFLFVEHPHVYTLGKSGHEENMLANQDKLNEIHATYVKTNRGGDITYHGYGQIVGYPILDLENFYTDIHKYMRDLEEVIIRTISDYGLKGERSKGETGVWLDVGKPYARKICAMGVKASRWVTIHGFALNVNTDLRYFDFIIPCGIKDKQVASLKNELEHEVDMEEVKLKIKKHFQEIFGVEWT; via the coding sequence ATGAACCACAAAATTAACAAACAGGTGAAATTTCAGGACTTGGGAGTTATCGACTACCTTCCTGCCTGGGACCTTCAAGAACAGTTGCTAAAAGAAAATATAGATCTAAAAATCGCTAACCGAAGCCTAGCTCCTGAAGAACAAAGCATTACCCAAAACCATTTTCTTTTTGTTGAACACCCCCACGTTTATACCTTAGGAAAAAGTGGGCATGAAGAAAACATGCTCGCCAACCAAGATAAGCTAAATGAAATCCATGCTACTTATGTAAAAACTAATAGAGGTGGAGACATCACCTACCATGGCTACGGGCAAATTGTGGGTTATCCTATTTTGGATTTAGAAAACTTCTATACCGATATCCATAAATACATGAGAGATTTGGAAGAAGTCATCATCCGAACCATTAGCGACTATGGCTTGAAAGGTGAAAGATCTAAAGGTGAAACAGGAGTCTGGCTAGATGTTGGAAAACCTTATGCCCGAAAAATATGCGCCATGGGAGTAAAAGCTAGCAGATGGGTGACTATACATGGCTTTGCTCTTAATGTAAATACCGACTTACGATATTTTGACTTCATTATCCCTTGTGGGATTAAAGATAAACAAGTCGCATCTCTCAAAAACGAGTTAGAGCATGAGGTAGATATGGAAGAAGTAAAACTAAAAATAAAGAAGCACTTCCAAGAGATTTTTGGAGTTGAATGGACATAA